The following proteins are encoded in a genomic region of Sorangiineae bacterium MSr12523:
- a CDS encoding adenosylcobinamide-GDP ribazoletransferase — protein sequence MSTAVGVDGLGNAPSWLRGIRAAVTVLTRVPVGGFPYSDADWRWSAAYLPLVGTMLGALLSGVWILTVRAGLLVAAVMAVGVSLFITGAMHEDGLADTADALGGGTTRERVLAILKDSRIGAFGAAALTITLLLRVALLERLGPVAPIALVFTHGAARLGPVWLMATLPYVTDESVAKSRSIVAAGRVQVAVATGWVLVVGAALCLMDALNVFEVVSALAAAATVCMFCAFRFQARVGGITGDFLGAAEQVSECAMLLTLAIVRGGPP from the coding sequence ATGTCGACGGCCGTCGGCGTTGATGGGTTGGGGAACGCGCCTTCGTGGCTGCGAGGCATTCGGGCTGCGGTGACCGTCCTCACGCGCGTGCCCGTGGGCGGCTTTCCGTATTCGGATGCGGACTGGCGATGGTCGGCGGCGTACCTGCCGCTCGTGGGCACCATGCTCGGGGCCCTGCTCTCCGGCGTGTGGATCCTCACCGTGCGCGCCGGGCTTTTGGTGGCCGCGGTCATGGCCGTCGGTGTTTCGCTCTTCATCACGGGGGCGATGCACGAAGATGGATTGGCCGACACGGCCGATGCGCTGGGCGGTGGGACCACGCGGGAGCGGGTGCTCGCGATTTTGAAGGACAGTCGCATCGGCGCTTTCGGTGCGGCGGCGCTGACCATCACCTTGCTTTTGCGTGTGGCGCTGCTCGAGCGACTCGGGCCCGTCGCGCCCATCGCGTTGGTCTTCACCCATGGCGCGGCGCGTCTCGGGCCCGTGTGGCTGATGGCGACGTTGCCCTATGTGACCGACGAGTCGGTGGCCAAGAGTCGATCCATCGTGGCCGCGGGTCGGGTGCAAGTGGCCGTTGCCACGGGATGGGTGCTCGTCGTGGGGGCGGCCCTCTGCTTGATGGACGCGCTCAACGTGTTCGAGGTCGTGTCGGCCTTGGCCGCGGCGGCCACCGTGTGCATGTTCTGCGCCTTCCGCTTTCAGGCTCGTGTGGGCGGCATTACGGGCGACTTCCTCGGCGCCGCCGAGCAAGTGAGCGAGTGCGCGATGCTGCTGACCTTGGCCATCGTGCGCGGCGGCCCACCTTGA
- a CDS encoding histidine phosphatase family protein yields the protein MILWVARHAPVADPGARCYGRTDVAVTVPHDRAAATLAASFPPNEPPPEAVWTSPVSRCAAVAEHLAGHWRAAFRVDAALYEMNFGAWDGLCWTDIRARDGEAYERWMREWEHVAPPGGEAPQDIERRVRAWLTSLSLEPAQSHGLVAHAGVVRALYVVLEGCSWPDAMGRTVEHLAWVPFRLGHS from the coding sequence TTGATCCTGTGGGTTGCACGGCATGCGCCGGTCGCGGATCCGGGAGCGCGCTGTTACGGCCGCACCGATGTAGCGGTGACCGTCCCGCACGATCGCGCGGCGGCGACGTTGGCGGCGTCCTTTCCACCGAATGAGCCACCGCCCGAGGCGGTGTGGACCTCACCGGTGTCGCGCTGCGCGGCCGTGGCCGAGCACCTCGCGGGGCATTGGCGTGCCGCCTTCCGCGTCGATGCGGCGCTGTACGAGATGAACTTCGGTGCGTGGGACGGCCTTTGCTGGACGGACATCCGCGCGCGGGATGGCGAGGCCTACGAGCGCTGGATGCGCGAGTGGGAGCACGTCGCACCGCCGGGTGGCGAAGCCCCGCAGGACATCGAGCGGCGGGTGCGGGCATGGTTGACGTCGCTGTCATTGGAGCCAGCCCAATCGCATGGGCTCGTGGCGCATGCGGGTGTGGTGCGGGCGCTTTATGTCGTGCTCGAGGGCTGCTCATGGCCCGATGCCATGGGGCGCACCGTCGAGCACCTCGCATGGGTCCCGTTTCGCTTGGGGCACTCTTGA